The Xiphophorus hellerii strain 12219 chromosome 3, Xiphophorus_hellerii-4.1, whole genome shotgun sequence genome segment ACGCCGAGACATTTGTcgctgatttcttttttctctcttgcgTTGCATTTATCCCTACAGGTCTGAACTGTAGCCAACACTATTGTGCTGTTAGTTTTGTTCAATTTCCTGCTGGCCTTTTGATGAATATTTATCATACAAACCGTGGCGGTTTAGGGGGGTGGGAGAGGCGAATTCAGGACAGGTTACCATGATAACGGGTCTGATGGTGCTTTATTGTTTAATGTCTCTGAATGCATGTTCTCTATCAGGCCGAGTGCATCTCCTCTCTTTGTTCAGATCGTCCCCCGGGGTGCATCAGGAGTCGCGGGGTCAGTGTCTCCTCTGTTTGCCGCCGAGCTCACCAACACCGTATTTAATTAGGCCTCTAATCAGCCACTAAACACACAATAAAAGGAGACAATGTGTATCTGTTTACTTTCCTCTCAGCACTCCGACACACATGGTCTTCATATTTGCATGTATAGCTGGTTcaaaaagagaaggggggggggaaaaaaaaatcatttatcaGAGAGAAAGATCAAGGTCATGGCTCCTCTTCACACTCGATTCCCTGAAACCAATTAAACTGTCGGTCGGTGAAGTTCAGTTGGAGGACACGGGCGAGAAACAATGGCAGATGACAGCTCCTCGCCGCTATCTCGGCCGGGTTTTTTCTCGCGGCGGTAATTATATTTGCAAATTCTGTCGCCGAGACTTAAAAAGTCGGGGAACTTTTGCAATCAGCCGGAAACGGCCCAAACGTGCCGGTGACTGAAATGATCAGTGTTCATGAGAGCCAAGAGCCGCGGAGGTGAGAGGAAGACCTGAATTAAATCATCCCCACTGAAAATCAGACCTGGGGTTAATATCCTTAGTTCACTCAAGTATCGGTGTGCACTTTTCGTGGCGGCTGTGTGTTGTGGGTTTTGTCAGGACACACAAGACACACACGTTTGGGCTTACAATTagacatcaacaaaaaaaagaaggaaaaatatcagctaatgaaaaacaacataggaaaaaaaggagctttttttatgtcaataatctgcacaaaaaaaaaaagaaaaacaaacataaaaaacacaaccgCTTGCTATTTCCTCATAAATTAACCCAGAAGTTGGTGCTTTCTGACGGTATGCCTGGCACTGACTCGAGCGAGTTAGTTGTACTCCACTTCTTACGACTCAGTATTTCAAATGAATTCATTTGTGTCGAACTGTGTAGAAAGTATTGTGAAGAGGAAACGTCTGTAGAAGGGAATATGCTTGAAAGTCTGCTGAATGTTTGGCTCCTGACTCGGCGGTAAGAACAAACCTGTTTCTGTTCCCGCAAACAACGCTCAAAATCACCAAACAGTCGAATACAACAAAGATGCAGctgtaagagtaaaaatgtgaCGAATCAAAGTGTTAAACTATTACCGATCTGAAGTTATTGAGAGAGGGAGGCTTGTTCAGGTGAGGAACTGTCTCATTCTCCAAAGGTCACTCTCTGATGTATTTGGAATGAATTTGTACACTGCTGAACTTGCTGTACTAGTTTGCATCtggtagataaaaaaaaaaaaatcacactaagagaaaaaaaaataaaataaccagaaCTGTATggcatttgaaaaatgtaatatcACATTCTTCTTCTACAGCAGcttaaaaaagtattcatacccttcagtcgttttcacattttgccacattttaaCCACAAACCTCCATGTGgttaaaatgtggtttaatgtgataaaccaacacaaagtcttGCACAAACTGATCAGTAAGATTTGGCGCTCAGCTTCCTGCCGCATGTGACATTTTGCAGGTAGACCTAAAAGTCAACCTTTGGTCCCATTTGGCCAGAACACCTTGTTCCAGATATTCTCTCTGTCCCTCAtatggcttgtggcaaaccTCAAAAGAAACTTCTTATAGTTTTCATTCAATGATGACAGCCTCCTGCCATCTCTTCCATAATGGACAGACTTTCTGACTGTATGATTGATATTTGTCCTGTCACTCCTTCCACCTGAGCTCCGGCTTTCTGTGGTTGATCCAGAATTACGTTGGCTGTTAGCTGCAGGTCTGATGTGACGTTTGTAAAGTAACAAGAGAAAAAATAGGgtttaatttatcaaaatacCATTCACTGATTTATAATTGTCTCAATttcaacctaaatatttagctaggttgctagctagctaaacatttagctatagctcagacaaaatatttagttagcaagctaaatatttgaagctaaacatttatttagccACGAAGGTATTTAGTTACCAACCAAGTaactccaaactaaatatttagttagctagCTAGATATTTAGTGTAAATAACCacatgtgtttttatgacagcaaatttgaatgtattttgcCAGTAATTTTGATGTTTGAGTGGTGAAGCCCTTGACTTCTGGTTTGAGctgtatacttttattttttgaactTTTGAACACTTTTTGTGTAGTGCAGttagtttgttttctctcaaaTAGAGCAGTTAGTAAAGCAGTTACAGCCGTTAATACGACACTGTTTTTCACAGAGCAACAAGAAACATTGCTTCATACTGGCTGCCCCTCCGACGAGTCAAAAGGTGTGTTGATTGTAAAAAGTGTTTACGTTTTcagactatttttttattttattttttttaaactatacagtctttttcttccacttcactgCTTTATCCTGTTATGTGTGGGTCTGTTATATGAGATATATTTTGGCAGAcatcaccattttttttttatactttccaGTGCTTAACACTTAGCAAACCAAGtgtattcttgtttttgctCACTTTTCACAGCTCAACTTTTGGAGAAATTGCTTTTACAAACACGCCCTTCCTGAGGTCTGTGTAGGACAGTCTTACAGAAAAGCGAAGCCGGAGAAAGCCGTGTAATACTTtcaggtgtaaaaaaaaaaaaacacatcacaaaTTGCTCTTTCATTTCCGAGTATCGAAGTAAAACAGAACACCGGCAACAAAGCAGGGCTGCTGCTTTCTCCATCTAAATGAGAATAACCAAGCGCGGTGCTTCACATGCGCAACAACCAGCTTTCATGTGTCCaagcgaaagaaaaaaaaaaaaatagaaggaGAGGGTGGTGTGGGTGGGGGCTTGAAGGGGAGGTACAGCAGACTTATTATTTTCCTGCCTTTTACCAGCTGGGGCATAAAAAGAACGTACAGAGGGTGTGTCGGTGCATGGGTGTGCATTtatgtgtgtgtacatgtatCTGTTCAGGCACTTGTGTGTGCGTTCATCTCCCATTTGCATTTGAGTGAGCCTGGCCGTGTGCATATGTATGGGTGGCACAGTGGACCAGAACAGAGCTCTGACAGTAGCAGAGCTGCTGCTCGCTGATGCCTGCCTGGAGGAGCTGACAGCAGCCTGGCCTGTCAATCAGGGTGCAGGCCCAGAAGCTCACTGCTCACATTATTCTATCTTGTTAACTCTAAATCTGTCTGGATGCTGTTTATGGGccttttttatgtatgtgtatcagtgattcttgagaataGGGACAAAACAGGTCCCATGGATAAAGtacaaaatttgaataaaatatacaccaaatatatattttttaaatatctgactaaactaACCTGGGTCATCTGAGcacaacaatgtatgttttcctggtgtttgctgaatatttttttattttaaacattgtagtaGGTGAATGGTGTCTGTAAAAGCCCTTGTCCTGGTGTAGAACTCAATACATTAtcatagtttaaaaaaactaaaataattatatttagttgtcataatatattattttataagtaTTCAAACAACTAACTTCATAACTATCAATGAATGCAATTAAAagtcatttaatgtattttcaaattcaattgaAATTGTGTCCTCAGTTTTTGTCAACACCGTCAGACATAGaaagaatgtgaaaaaaatcaggcattatTGAAAGGCACCAGAAATTCTGAGGACCCCATGACCACTTCCTTTCTCTTCCTGTGCTTGGGGGGATAAGCAGCTCTGGTAAGCTtatattattcttttgttttttcttcttttttattcctaAGTTGTTTGTCACAACCATAAAGTGTCAACACCATaagtaacatttttcaaaattttgatgaaattttgttaaataaatgcttaattttagtatattttaaggatttaaaaGAACTGATGAGCTACAATATGGCCTCCTTCAGAATATCATCATATAAATGAAGTTAGCATGGCGTTTTGTCAACTCCGTCAGACATAGaaagaatgtgaaaaaaatcaggcattatTGAAAGGCACCAGAAATTCTGAGGACCCCATGACCACTTCCTTTCTCTTCCTGTGCTTGGGGGGATAAGCAGCTCTGGTAAGCTtatattattcttttgttttttcttcttttttattcctaAGTTGTTTGTCACAACCATAAAGTGTCAACACCATaagtaacatttttcaaaattttgatgaaattttgttaaataaatgcttaattttagtatattttaaggatttaaaaGAACTGATGAGCTACAATATGGCCTCCTTCAGAATATCATCATATAAATGAAGTTAGCATGGCGTTTTGTCAACTCCGTCAGATGTCAACTCCATCAGATTTTTTAACTGACGGTGTTGACTCTCTTAGTGATGGTGTTGACAAATGTCACTTAAGTGtgcagttaattcattttactgtattttacataattgaCAGCACTTCACATTCatcatgtatttctttttaaaaatgtttctgattattttcagcAACTTGTAAAGTTTAATGGtttaaatttaatacaattttattagtcctttaaaattaataagatgtagtttattttgtaaGGGAAGGGTATGTTTATCCCATGACAAGCAGTGTACTGATGATAATTGCCTATATTTCAGGCTACAATGGCCAGAGAAAAGCTGTCAGTGGAGGAGCGCAAGAGAAGGAACAGGGAGTATCAgaaaagaaggagagaaaaaataaatagccaGCCTGAGCTGAAGGAAGAGTTtttaagaaaggaaaggaaaagatgGAGACAGAGAGTGgaagagggaaaaataaaacatatcaatAATCTGGGTGAAAGAGATAAGAGACGTAAGAGAAGACtttggaagcaaaaacaaaaggaggcaAGAGAACGCAGAAACAGAGCAAAGGAAGGCCAGAAAAGTGTAAAATGGTCACAGTGGAAACGCGTAGAGGAGCAAACAGAAGTTGGAACTCACTTTCACACCAAACTGCAGGAATACACTGGCACCTTGTCAGAGCTTATGTGTCTCTAccaagacaaattaaaaaatgagacAACCACTCATGTCCACTTGGTTCGAAATCAAACCAAGGAGTATCGGAATATGATAGCAAATTGTGATGAAAATACAGCCATTGTTCATGTTGACTTTTCTGAGGCCTGGAAATGTAAATTCAGCTCAGAAGTACAATCCTGTCACTATGGACAAAATCTCCCGCAGATCACACTTCACACAGGCATGTTCTACACTGGGCAACAAAAAGCAGGATTCTGCACAATCTCGGAGTCAAAGCGTCAGGATGCTGCAGCCATATGGACCTATATGGATCAAATCCTCACAGATATTCACATCAGATATCCGGCTATAAACACTATCCACTTTTGGTCTGATGGTCCAagcaaacaatataaaaataagaagaacTTCTTTCTCCTCTGTGTTGTCCCGCAACGTCTGGGATTTGAGAAAGCTACATGGAATTTCTTCCCAACATCACATGGCAAAGGCGCTCCAGATGGCATTGGGGCGACGGTGAAGAGATGTGCTGACAGTATTGTGCTGAGAGGTCAGGATATCATAGATGGCAAATTATTCTTTGACAAGGTGTCCAACAGCTTAAGTGGTGTCAAGCTGCAATTTGTGACAAATGAAGATTTTCAGTCTTATGACTCTCTCCTCCTGCAAACCCTGAAATCAATTCCAGGAACAAGAAACATTCACCAAGTGCTAGCTCAGGGGAATGTCATCCATTGTAGGTTCCTTTCATGTTTTTGCGGAGAGCCACAGATTTGCAAGTGCTTCAGTCCCACCATTCACTCTTTTGGCAACACAACACAGGACCCAGATGTCCATGAAAGTTCAACCACTGCTAAAGTTCAAAATCCTCTGGAAATGCTGATGGAGGAAATGGAGAAGGAGCCGAGCAAGACACCTAAAGGAACAACAACCCTGATAGATCCTTGTGATGTCCAAAGTGAAGACTGGCTTGTTGTGATGTATGATGGAAAATGGTGGCTGGCTAAAGCCTTACAAATTGACAAAGAGCACGAAGATGTACAAGTGGAATTTTTTCATCCTCATGGACCAACTCTTAGCTTCAAGCAAAAACAAGGTCGTCGGGATATCTGCTTTGTGCCATTTTCGGATGTCCTAGTTAGGCTGAGAAAACCATCCTCACCAGTCCGCACAAGCAGCACCAGGGGTGTATACCGCATTTCACCAGCTGTTATGGATTTTATTGAAGGAGAATATGTGACACGTCTATTGCCTGGGGATTaaatattctgacttttaaGCGATTTAGAAAGATATGAATTAGTTCAcaatatatttcaaaaagttctgtcgtgtatatttttgtttgtattcatcttttacattttgattgaaAATCGTCCTGGTTGATGACTTCAGTGACAAAGGTACATTCTCAAAAATTTAGATGTTCCTTGAAATCTAAATATggttatttcacattttttcttcatatctTCACATTCTACaacatttcagcatttaattcttcttaaatgtcatttcaagttcagtgttttctttttacttactAGTTTGTCACCACCATCAGTTTTGTGTCAACACCGTCATGTGCCGTCAACTCTGTCAGATGTAgtttatgttgcattttgtttaaaataatatttattttgtttcttgataggcatttgtttgtgaaatgtctGAATTCATGTATTTGGTGCATATGtgttttttactaataaatgaCACTGTTCATTGTGGTGATTactttcaaaattgttttttgtatcAATTGAACTGGAGTAATTAAATACagactaaataaatgtttaaattgtggtatgattaatttaaaaaacatggacataattaaaataattaagacACCACAGAGAGTAAAAATATCAGTCAtaagttcattaaaaaataattttataccaatttatttttgtctgatggTGTTGACAAATTTCTCAGTCAGatccagtaaaaatgtaatttaaaagaaaatgctgcagctgggagcctgcaccttaacatatttacattcccaaaacattatttgtcatgtaTGAATACATAACTTCaggaataaataacatttttggtggaagaattttaaaaccattttgtcCCTTATCTCAAGAATCActggtatgtgtgtgtgtgagagggggTGTGCTTGTGCATATGTGGGTGTGGTGGCtttgctccccccccccccccccctctctctgaTGTGCTTCAGTGTTTTGGTCCTAGCTGCATGGACAGGTTCAGATGAGGATTAAACGAGGCAGATGTGAAATCTGGACTAGAGTGTGGTAAGAAAGCCAGGCCACTCTGGGAGAGTTTGGTGACTTGatagaaatgtgaaaaaccaGCAGGAGATGCAGTTAACTGATGTTAAGCCATTAAGGAGGACTTAGTAAAAAGGTTACATCTAAATTATTGTTGTTGAATTGTTTCGTatgaacaaaacagatttatttatttcccggTAAACAGCTATTTCTGGCTATCTTGCACGTTCTGGTTTAGTCCTGTTACATTTTAATTCCCAATAACTATAACACATATAATTTGATGAACGTACAACTATACATGCGAATTTTCTCTTAAAGTCTGTGGTATTTTTTTCCCCGCAGCATACGAACTACGATCCCCATAATCCTTTGCGATTAAAGCTCGCCGTCCGGATGTTGACAACTCGTGTCACCTTCACAACGGGCCCGGAACTCTTAATTTTACGTACATGCGCCTAGTTAGTACTTCTTTAAAACAAGTCAGATATGTAGCGTTTGATGAAACCGGTTCAAGTGATACTCGCTAGTCTTTtcgttttggtttattttttctttaagcaaAAGTAATTCATTGCAGCGGTGGAGATGTTACAAGGAGGAGAACGAAGCATTTCTACTGAAGTTACCACGGGTACCTAATATTTAATTATacaaatttaaaccaaatttaaTCTGTGATTTGTTTATGGTTATATTAAAAAACACGACATTTTCTAGTTGGATTTAGTGCTCTCTTCGTGACTTAATGCGTTGTCCTGCTGGTCACTGAAGGCAACACGAGCTAAGCGACAGGAACGTATTTAGCGGACTGAAATATCCAGCTACAGCTGATGAAAAGAAGAAGATACATTCCCATGAATGGACATATCGATCTTCGTTTGCCGTAAATTGACTtcctgttcatttgtttttgtgtgttttgctgttAAAGCTGCCAAGCGGAAGCCAGCGGTTCATGTTTGACAGCTCAGCTTGTCTGAATGTTAGCTAACCCCAGCTATTTAACATTAGCCACCTCTGACAGAAAAAACTGCTGCTTGTTTAATGTCAGCAAACAAAATTCACGTTTTAGTGTGACGTTACTGAAGTTTTACAGAAAACTGGCTGCTGGAAATATACTACTTATAGAGTGGGGATTTTCCATTTACAAAAACCAGACGAGTTATTGGGCAAGTTCCTTGTTTCATGTTTAGAAATATTCTTACCTTTTAACAACTCTAATTACATCACTGCTGTCTAATACAAGCCCTTCccccaaagattttttttttgcttattttatcttggattctaaaaatatatatatatcagagtTTGTGTAAGGTCGAAAGTTAAACTTTAACTAAAGCTGACAGTCGCTCAGATATTCTCCCGAATAGTGGTGCTGCTGATTGACCTACATAGAAGTCAGACAGCTTGGCTGCTGATTGTACCTGTCAACAAACCTCCAACATGGTGGTCACTGATGACAGACCGACCTGCCCGTTGTAGGCTGCTCTTTAAGCAAGgacaactttgtatttgtgaCTGATTTAAGATAAAGTCTATATATTGCAGTtgagtgtcttgcaaaagtatttacaccgcCTAAACTTTTCCTCATTTGGTCCCaaagttttatgtattttcactCTAAATGGAACTCATTTTTGTTCAACAATGACTTCTTCAGATTCTCCTGGgctgtgcagctcctccaaagctTCTATGGGCCTTTGGGCTATTCTCCTTGCATAGCCTGTTAGTTTAGgtagataaatgtttttattcttattactTTTCTTTAGGTTTGGACTTGTCTAGTTTTGAATGCTGCATTCTCCCCTGCTTCCCCCTTCAACTCCACTCAGTTCCTcagccagtagcaattagcaaacacctggtggaggaTCTGagcaagctacttctcagtgaaaaagTTGTTTAAGTGTTAATATATGATGttttgatgacttcctgaaggtggagtttctgAAAGAGCAGGTGTTTCTatagagacagaggcccaatttcaaggcgttaaattacaacatcaaatttcttttacgtCATATGCGATATTTGtagcatttttctaacaactgaaggtaacatagttacttgattgtgctataaaatggcactctGTGCCTGGATAACACTTGAACATTTCTGCAAATGGTCCATAATTAGCCAAACGGCTATCTTTCACCTGCTGTCCTTCGATGATCAGTAATATGTCTCGCTAAAAACAAGGTTCCACAAAAGTAGGTTAGAATAACTTTGCTATACAAATTTTGTTCAGAAGTACAATCAGTACACACAGTAAATGAAAAACGAAGAAAACTACAACACAATTATTATAAAAGTTATAAGAAATCGCTGAAACCAATCCTTCATCCAGACGGCAAATACACAAATAGTTCACATGGTTGGATTAGAAGAAGGTACTTATCATTCAAAATGTTGGCAAATCTGATGTGTTATcaacaaattttttatttgctttttaaatggatttatcagatcactggattttattttggtgtaTCAAACTAAAAGggggttgaatacaaataaaCCCCCACAGATTTTCCAGTTGTTTCAAGTTTTCACAACTTTCCCTGTAAAAGGCATTGAAGCATGTAGCTGTAACCTGACACATGGGGAAAAAGTTGagtgtaaatacttttacaaggcactttATGTATTTAGTGTGATTGACAGCTGTTGTACTCTGTGCTGTGTCAGATTTAATGTTTCCTCGTCCCACTCATGGATGTGTTTGTCTCTGCCTAACCCCACAGGTCATGCATGCAGCCGGGCCGCTAGCTTGCGTTTTGTCCGTCCCCTGCCCTCGAGACAATGCGCTACCCGTAGCCAGAGGCTCTTCCTTCGTCTAGCCTCCGTCTTTCCCCCCTCTGCCCCCGCCGCTCCCAGAGTTCCCTATGTTAACCCTCTTGAGCATGTTTTACTATATATGTCTGCGGCGGCGCTCCAGGAGCGGGACTCGAGGCGAGGCACTGACCAGCCGGCGTGCCGTGGAGTCGGGCCAGCGGGCGGTGCTGCCGGTCAGTGTGGTGGTGGAGCAGTACGCCATGGAGGTTCTGGACTTCAGCTCCCACTATGGCAGTGAGAACAGCATGTCCTACACCATGTGGAACCTGGCCGGGATCCCCAACGTTTACCCCAGCTCGGGGGACTTCACGCAGACGGCCGTGTTCAGAGCCTACGGGAAGTGGTGGGAACAGTGCGCCAGCACTCCCTTAGCGTTCCGCCGGACCCCCGACGGCTTCTACAGTCAGGATTACATCGAGCTGGGCTTTGAGAAGCCCGTCTACCCCACGGCGGTGGAGGTGTTTGAGACTTATTATCCTGGAGCCATCGTCCAAATCCTGGCCTGCTCCCACAACCCGTTCTCCCAACGCCCGCCTACTGATGTCAGGTAACAGCCCCCCCAGTGATGACATCCTGAAGCAACTTCCATCAGCAATAACTAGAACAGGGTTCCTGCACTAGCATGGCAAACGTTGGCCATTGTGGataggggaggaaaaaaagaggagtaaatttcAACCAAAAAGCTTCaacattttctggaaaacaaacaaacaaaaaaaaaaacaaggaatttttctgagtttgaaatgtgagaaattttctagaaaaaacggacattttgagattaatttcagaaatattcaagaaaaaacatggaaatttcagagtttttcgaacattttcaacttttgaaaagttgcgaaagttgaacttttttgacatttgaaacaaaaaaaaaaatccttgttttttattgaacatttctcAGATTATAGTAGAAATTTCTgagtcagaaatgttctagaaaaagcaagaaaatttcaaagtttgaaAAGCGGAACATTTCCTAGgagaacaaactcagaaattttgagattaatcccagacattttctagaaaaaacataatgtaacttagttactttccaaatcaagtaatcggTAATCTAACTCAGtcactttttcaaggagtaatcagtaatccgattaaagttactttttcaaagtaattaTGCCAACACTGTTGACAGttacataataatgcaagttttcTCTCTCAGAGAGAAATAAACGTAAGTTTGTAAAGAACAATTAACACTTGAACttgaaaaaacttttaatattcaaaataaaacatgacaacaaaaatcaataaacaagaggaaaaaacccccacaaacgAAACCATAATTTTGGATTATGGATTATGGATTAtgattttactttaaacaaaattGGCCTTCAAAGAAGGATTAATGATCAGCCTGCAAATTATtgagctaattttaatttatctttcaattaattgattaattaattgataCATTCAGTAAGCAGAAGCAGCAAACCAACTTCTCATGCTAACATCCTTTAACACGCAATCATTAACCCTAATCAACCCGTAAAACCTTGTGCGATGCTAAGTGTGCTGTCTGTTGTCCAGGTGGGAGGTGTTGTGGTCAGGAAAGCCCACCAAAGCGCTGACCCCACAGTCTCGACGGTTCTCCCCGAAAATCAAGCACATCAACTTCCCCACCAATCT includes the following:
- the LOC116714034 gene encoding uncharacterized protein LOC116714034 isoform X2, producing MAREKLSVEERKRRNREYQKRRREKINSQPELKEEFLRKERKRWRQRVEEGKIKHINNLGERDKRRKRRLWKQKQKEARERRNRAKEGSAKLFFDKVSNSLSGVKLQFVTNEDFQSYDSLLLQTLKSIPGTRNIHQVLAQGNVIHCRFLSCFCGEPQICKCFSPTIHSFGNTTQDPDVHESSTTAKVQNPLEMLMEEMEKEPSKTPKGTTTLIDPCDVQSEDWLVVMYDGKWWLAKALQIDKEHEDVQVEFFHPHGPTLSFKQKQGRRDICFVPFSDVLVRLRKPSSPVRTSSTRGVYRISPAVMDFIEGEYVTRLLPGD
- the LOC116714034 gene encoding uncharacterized protein LOC116714034 isoform X1, yielding MFYTGQQKAGFCTISESKRQDAAAIWTYMDQILTDIHIRYPAINTIHFWSDGPSKQYKNKKNFFLLCVVPQRLGFEKATWNFFPTSHGKGAPDGIGATVKRCADSIVLRGQDIIDGKLFFDKVSNSLSGVKLQFVTNEDFQSYDSLLLQTLKSIPGTRNIHQVLAQGNVIHCRFLSCFCGEPQICKCFSPTIHSFGNTTQDPDVHESSTTAKVQNPLEMLMEEMEKEPSKTPKGTTTLIDPCDVQSEDWLVVMYDGKWWLAKALQIDKEHEDVQVEFFHPHGPTLSFKQKQGRRDICFVPFSDVLVRLRKPSSPVRTSSTRGVYRISPAVMDFIEGEYVTRLLPGD